The proteins below come from a single Mesobacillus jeotgali genomic window:
- the mecA gene encoding adaptor protein MecA codes for MEIERINENTVKFYISYMDIEERGFDREEIWYNRDRSEELFWEMMDEVHAEEEFTVEGPLWIQVQALEKGLEVLVTKAQLSKDGPKFELPLPNDKMKDLPVDERIEELLDHQFNPKGIDDVDPAFEDDLEFLLYFKDFEDVIALSKRPGIDKVKTSLYSYEDKYYLYIEFPEQEFEDEEEIDNILSVLLEYGQESTVTIHRLDEYGNKIIEEDVFSVIRKHFS; via the coding sequence ATGGAAATCGAGCGTATTAATGAGAATACCGTGAAATTTTATATTTCATATATGGACATAGAGGAGCGCGGTTTTGACCGGGAAGAAATCTGGTATAACCGTGATCGCAGCGAAGAGCTATTCTGGGAGATGATGGATGAGGTCCATGCCGAGGAGGAGTTCACAGTTGAAGGTCCTTTATGGATCCAGGTTCAGGCCCTGGAAAAAGGTCTGGAGGTTTTAGTGACAAAGGCACAGCTGTCCAAGGACGGTCCAAAGTTTGAACTGCCGCTTCCAAACGATAAGATGAAGGATCTTCCGGTCGATGAGAGGATTGAGGAGCTGCTTGACCATCAGTTCAATCCAAAAGGAATTGATGATGTTGATCCCGCCTTTGAGGATGATTTAGAATTCCTGCTATACTTCAAGGATTTCGAAGATGTCATTGCTCTTTCAAAACGGCCGGGAATCGATAAAGTCAAAACAAGCTTATACAGCTATGAAGACAAATATTATTTATACATTGAGTTTCCTGAGCAGGAATTTGAGGATGAAGAAGAAATTGACAATATACTAAGCGTTCTTCTTGAGTATGGGCAGGAATCGACAGTCACGATTCACCGTCTCGATGAATACGGTAATAAAATTATCGAAGAAGATGTGTTTAGTGTCATAAGAAAGCACTTTTCCTGA
- a CDS encoding ABC transporter ATP-binding protein encodes MENREKLLEIKNLKQYFNMGQPNEVKAIDGITFDIFKGETLGLVGESGCGKSTTGRTIIRLYEATDGEVLYKGENVHGKKNKKDLKKFNRSMQMIFQDPYASLNPRMKVSDVIAEGIDIHGLAKSNKERMEMVYELLETVGLNREHANRYPHEFSGGQRQRIGIARALAVQPEFIIADEPISALDVSIQAQVVNLMRKLQREKGLTYLFIAHDLSMVKYISDRIGVMYFGKLVELTTAEELYKNPLHPYTQSLLSAIPLPDPESERTRRRKTYDPNVHQYADGEEVKMREVVPGHYVYCSEKELKQYQQQYVK; translated from the coding sequence ATGGAAAATAGAGAAAAACTTCTTGAAATAAAGAATCTGAAGCAATACTTCAATATGGGTCAACCGAATGAAGTAAAAGCGATCGATGGAATCACTTTTGATATCTTTAAAGGAGAAACTCTTGGATTGGTTGGAGAATCAGGCTGTGGTAAGTCCACGACTGGCCGAACAATCATCAGGCTTTATGAAGCGACAGATGGAGAGGTCCTTTACAAGGGAGAAAACGTACACGGCAAGAAGAACAAGAAAGATTTAAAGAAATTCAACAGAAGCATGCAGATGATTTTCCAGGATCCTTACGCTTCCTTGAACCCAAGGATGAAAGTATCCGATGTAATTGCTGAGGGCATTGATATTCATGGTCTGGCAAAAAGCAATAAAGAAAGAATGGAAATGGTATATGAGCTGCTTGAAACAGTTGGCTTAAACAGAGAACACGCCAACCGTTACCCCCATGAGTTTTCAGGTGGACAAAGGCAGCGTATCGGAATTGCACGTGCCCTTGCCGTGCAGCCGGAATTTATTATCGCAGACGAACCAATTTCCGCATTAGACGTTTCCATTCAGGCTCAGGTTGTCAACCTGATGAGGAAATTGCAGCGTGAAAAAGGTTTAACATACTTGTTTATCGCACACGATCTTTCCATGGTAAAATATATTAGTGATCGCATTGGTGTAATGTACTTTGGTAAGCTGGTTGAATTAACTACAGCTGAAGAGCTATATAAAAACCCGCTTCACCCATACACGCAATCATTGCTATCTGCAATCCCGCTTCCAGATCCAGAATCTGAGCGCACACGCCGACGCAAAACATATGATCCAAATGTACATCAGTATGCAGATGGAGAAGAAGTGAAGATGCGCGAAGTCGTTCCTGGACACTATGTCTACTGCTCAGAAAAGGAACTGAAGCAATATCAGCAGCAATATGTCAAATAA
- a CDS encoding ABC transporter ATP-binding protein, with translation MENILEVKDLNISFHTFAGEVKAIRGVNFELKKGETLAIVGESGSGKSVTTKAIMRLLPPGNSEIKQGEILFEGKDLTKLTDKQMQKIRGQDISMIFQDPMTSLNPTMTVGKQIMEPLIKHQNMSKSAARERAVQLLKLVGIPKPELRVKQYPHQFSGGMRQRVVIAIALACNPKVLIADEPTTALDVTIQAQILELMKDLQQKIDTSIIFITHDLGVVANVADRVAVMYGGKIVEIGTVDEVFYNPQHPYTWGLISSMPSLDAKEEELYAIPGTPPNLLHPPKGDAFAPRNEYAMQIDLEEQPPMFKVSDTHYAATWLLHPDAPKVEPPEAVKSRMRKFMGTK, from the coding sequence ATGGAAAATATTTTAGAAGTTAAAGATTTAAATATATCCTTCCATACATTCGCGGGCGAAGTTAAAGCGATCCGCGGTGTGAACTTTGAACTGAAAAAGGGAGAAACCCTTGCAATAGTTGGTGAGTCGGGATCAGGTAAATCAGTAACAACTAAAGCAATCATGAGATTGCTGCCTCCTGGCAATTCCGAAATAAAGCAGGGCGAAATCTTGTTTGAAGGCAAAGACTTAACTAAATTGACTGACAAACAAATGCAGAAAATCCGCGGGCAGGATATCTCGATGATTTTCCAGGACCCGATGACATCTTTGAATCCAACAATGACAGTTGGAAAACAAATCATGGAACCTCTGATCAAGCATCAAAATATGAGTAAATCAGCAGCAAGAGAACGCGCTGTTCAGCTTTTGAAGCTTGTTGGAATTCCTAAACCTGAGTTGCGTGTCAAGCAATATCCGCACCAATTCTCAGGCGGAATGAGACAAAGGGTAGTTATCGCAATTGCTTTGGCATGTAATCCGAAGGTTCTGATTGCTGATGAGCCGACAACAGCGCTGGATGTAACGATACAGGCACAGATTTTGGAACTGATGAAAGATTTGCAGCAAAAAATTGACACTTCCATCATTTTCATTACCCATGACCTTGGTGTCGTTGCAAACGTAGCTGACCGGGTTGCAGTCATGTATGGTGGTAAAATTGTCGAAATCGGTACTGTAGATGAAGTCTTCTACAATCCGCAACATCCTTACACTTGGGGATTGATCAGCTCAATGCCTAGCTTGGATGCTAAAGAAGAGGAACTATATGCGATCCCTGGCACACCGCCAAACTTATTGCATCCGCCAAAAGGTGATGCTTTTGCTCCGCGAAATGAATATGCGATGCAAATCGACCTAGAAGAACAGCCTCCAATGTTTAAAGTGTCTGATACACATTATGCTGCTACATGGCTGTTGCATCCAGATGCTCCTAAGGTAGAACCGCCGGAAGCTGTGAAGAGCAGAATGCGCAAATTCATGGGCACGAAATAA
- a CDS encoding putative glycoside hydrolase → MLAESKAHETERLPVREHQSLVREIPEQMPRFKFDSGFSFEYPDAVRGIYVTGNSAGGERFNSLTKLVDETDLNAMVIDIKEDHGYLTYKPGENSPFKDIGKPYIKDPEKLLKTLEEKQIYPIARVVVFKDTALANKKPEWSFKDGNQVWKNGRGESFVNPFVKEVWDYNVQIAIEAAKMGFQEIQFDYVRFPEGFEKRDSTLQYSMGDYKDAEMDNVQKRVKAVTDFVAYARKELKPYDVKVSVDIFGYTATLPEAPGIGQNFSKISENVDVISSMIYPSHWTSYFGIAKPDTEPYRLVQEYAKLEKKKLDELKTPPVSRPWLQDFTASWLGSGNYLVYGKKEVEDQIRALKNQGINEYLLWNASNRYSPNVDYTP, encoded by the coding sequence GTGTTAGCAGAATCGAAAGCGCACGAAACAGAAAGACTTCCGGTCAGGGAACATCAATCACTGGTCAGGGAAATACCAGAGCAGATGCCAAGGTTTAAATTTGATTCAGGTTTTTCATTTGAATATCCTGATGCTGTAAGAGGAATCTATGTCACCGGGAACTCAGCTGGAGGAGAGAGGTTTAATAGTCTTACCAAACTTGTTGATGAGACTGATTTAAACGCGATGGTCATTGATATAAAAGAAGACCATGGATATCTTACATATAAGCCAGGTGAGAATTCTCCTTTTAAAGATATCGGAAAACCGTATATTAAAGATCCCGAAAAATTATTAAAGACTTTGGAAGAAAAACAGATTTATCCCATCGCCAGGGTGGTCGTTTTTAAAGATACAGCCCTGGCAAATAAAAAACCGGAGTGGTCATTTAAGGATGGAAACCAAGTCTGGAAAAATGGCAGAGGAGAATCATTCGTCAATCCATTCGTGAAAGAAGTATGGGATTACAACGTTCAAATTGCGATCGAAGCAGCAAAAATGGGCTTCCAGGAAATCCAGTTTGACTATGTCCGATTCCCTGAGGGTTTCGAAAAGAGGGATTCTACACTGCAATATTCTATGGGTGACTATAAGGATGCAGAAATGGATAATGTCCAAAAACGAGTCAAAGCAGTGACTGATTTTGTGGCCTACGCCCGGAAAGAATTAAAACCTTATGATGTCAAAGTATCAGTTGATATATTTGGTTACACAGCAACTCTTCCCGAAGCTCCAGGAATAGGACAGAACTTCTCGAAAATCTCTGAGAATGTTGATGTCATTTCTTCAATGATTTATCCAAGCCATTGGACTTCTTATTTCGGGATTGCCAAGCCTGACACAGAGCCATATCGTCTCGTTCAGGAATATGCAAAATTGGAAAAGAAGAAGCTTGATGAATTAAAGACCCCGCCTGTTTCACGTCCATGGCTGCAGGATTTCACAGCATCATGGTTAGGCAGCGGGAATTACCTTGTCTACGGGAAAAAGGAAGTCGAAGATCAGATCAGGGCATTGAAGAATCAGGGGATAAACGAATACCTATTATGGAACGCAAGCAACAGATACTCTCCTAATGTTGATTACACACCATAA
- a CDS encoding GNAT family N-acetyltransferase, which yields MHWYEKLNQYFPIEEMKSKEHMETLLKERPEIYHKDEGPGHVLMYVETDDFVFIDYLFVSKTTRGQGLGHKLIEKLKGKGKPIILEVEPVNYEDTDTEKRLRFYKREGFEHARTIGYRRRSLATKEINEMEILFWSPDEASEDLVYEAMKKTYNMIHTYKDKKFYGESYQPVDEVLTVEDKRDDLLQDI from the coding sequence ATGCATTGGTATGAAAAATTAAATCAATATTTCCCGATTGAGGAAATGAAGTCAAAAGAGCATATGGAAACACTTTTAAAGGAAAGACCAGAGATCTACCATAAGGATGAGGGGCCAGGACATGTGCTCATGTATGTAGAGACAGATGATTTCGTGTTCATTGATTACCTCTTCGTATCTAAGACGACTCGCGGTCAGGGGCTCGGCCACAAATTGATCGAAAAGCTGAAGGGAAAAGGCAAGCCGATTATCCTTGAGGTTGAACCAGTTAATTATGAGGACACAGATACTGAAAAACGTCTGCGCTTTTACAAGCGGGAAGGGTTCGAGCATGCAAGGACAATTGGTTACAGGCGCCGGTCGCTCGCCACGAAGGAAATCAATGAGATGGAAATCCTTTTCTGGTCACCTGATGAGGCGTCTGAGGATCTAGTGTACGAAGCTATGAAGAAAACCTACAACATGATTCATACTTATAAAGATAAGAAGTTTTACGGAGAATCATACCAGCCAGTTGATGAAGTGTTGACTGTCGAAGATAAACGGGATGATTTACTTCAGGACATCTAA
- the cls gene encoding cardiolipin synthase — MKNTVRVLTFLMILAGIYYLFYEKLDAAYLGYISIFMSLTVIFISFVIFLENRHPAQTLTWIVVLGGFPVVGFIFYLLFGRNKRKEKMFRRKYFLDKKAFSKIEGDTERVNRARMSEMEEDHRRLFTLAQKLGNSPISFATSTKVLTNGDETFSHILEELKKATHHIHMEYYIVRHDEIGEEIKEVLVSKAKKGVKVRFLFDSVGSWKLSKKYISELSEAGVEVVEFGPVRLPFLNSKFNFRNHRKIIVIDGTVGFVGGLNIGDEYLGRDKGFGFWRDTHLMAKGEAVRSLQLIFLQDWYYMTNKSFLTSDYLSPALQANTHGGVQMIAGGPDNEWSVIKNIFFSMISSADKSVWIASPYFIPDEDIFSAIKVAALSGLDVRLLVPKRPDKRIVFFASRSYFPELLEAGVKIYEYEKGFMHSKIVIVDGELASIGTSNMDMRSFHLNFEVNAFLYKTNSTAKLVKEFENDVLHSVEIVMDDFNKRHLGYRLLESTSRLLSPML; from the coding sequence ATGAAGAATACAGTTCGGGTCTTAACGTTTTTAATGATCCTCGCTGGGATCTATTATTTGTTTTACGAAAAACTTGACGCAGCTTATCTTGGATATATCAGTATATTTATGTCGCTCACAGTCATTTTCATCAGCTTTGTGATATTCCTTGAGAATCGGCATCCGGCCCAGACATTGACATGGATTGTCGTCCTTGGCGGCTTTCCGGTAGTAGGTTTTATTTTTTATTTGTTATTCGGCAGGAATAAACGCAAGGAGAAGATGTTCCGGCGTAAATATTTTCTTGATAAAAAAGCCTTTTCAAAAATCGAAGGGGACACGGAAAGGGTCAACAGGGCAAGGATGTCTGAAATGGAAGAAGATCATCGCCGCTTGTTTACCCTTGCCCAGAAGCTTGGGAACAGCCCTATTTCATTTGCAACCTCCACAAAAGTGCTGACAAATGGTGATGAAACATTCAGCCACATTCTTGAAGAGCTAAAAAAAGCTACCCACCATATACACATGGAATATTATATTGTCCGCCATGATGAAATCGGGGAAGAAATAAAGGAAGTGTTAGTAAGCAAAGCCAAGAAAGGGGTGAAGGTGAGATTCCTTTTTGACTCTGTAGGTTCCTGGAAGCTTTCTAAAAAATATATATCCGAGCTGAGTGAAGCAGGGGTAGAAGTGGTCGAGTTTGGTCCTGTCCGCCTGCCATTCCTCAATAGTAAATTTAATTTCAGGAATCACAGGAAAATCATCGTGATTGATGGAACAGTTGGGTTTGTGGGCGGCCTGAATATCGGGGATGAATACCTGGGAAGGGACAAAGGATTTGGCTTTTGGCGGGACACTCATCTTATGGCAAAAGGAGAAGCGGTAAGGAGCCTTCAACTGATATTCCTTCAGGATTGGTATTACATGACGAATAAAAGCTTTCTGACGTCGGATTATCTTTCGCCAGCGCTGCAGGCCAACACTCATGGTGGGGTACAAATGATAGCGGGAGGACCTGACAACGAATGGAGTGTCATAAAGAATATCTTCTTTTCCATGATATCCTCTGCTGATAAATCAGTTTGGATCGCGTCACCTTATTTCATCCCTGATGAAGACATTTTCAGCGCAATTAAAGTGGCGGCGCTCAGTGGTCTGGATGTCAGGCTTCTTGTCCCTAAGCGGCCAGATAAAAGAATCGTCTTCTTTGCTTCGAGGTCGTACTTTCCGGAACTGCTTGAAGCTGGCGTTAAGATTTATGAATATGAAAAGGGCTTTATGCACAGTAAGATCGTCATAGTCGATGGTGAGCTCGCTTCCATCGGGACATCGAATATGGACATGAGAAGTTTCCACCTGAATTTTGAAGTCAACGCCTTCCTTTACAAAACGAATAGCACGGCGAAACTTGTGAAAGAGTTTGAAAATGATGTACTCCATTCAGTAGAAATTGTGATGGATGATTTTAATAAACGCCACCTTGGTTACAGACTGCTCGAATCTACTTCGAGACTATTGTCGCCAATGCTGTAG
- a CDS encoding peptide ABC transporter substrate-binding protein — protein sequence MKKSKFSFLLILTLVFSLILSACSGGENNAGEDTPDDDAKSGEDTPNVPQELRMLDSSEIPTMDTVLAEGSTSFTYINNVGEGLYRLDQNHKPVPALADGEPEISDDNLVYTFKLIDSKWSNGEPVTAHDFVYAWQRAIDPATGSPYGPYMMGGKIKGAAEITELGAAKKEYDLNTLGVKALDDKTLEVTLEKPIAYWQDLFAFPTFYPQNQKFVEEKGEAFASNAENLLYNGPFVMETWEGTDATEWVLTKNPDYHGADKVTLEKITVNVVKDSNSAVNAFEAGETDMTGLLSSDIVPSYEGDERMLSWMEATVFWIKMNQKNEALANVNIRKAIAMGFNKEDLAKSILNNGSVAANYFVPKDFVTLNGEDFREKHGDLIVFNAEEAKKHWEAGLKELGVDKLELRYLGGDTEAAKKTDAYIKNQLETNLPGLTIKLESVPFAVRLERDNAMDYDLQFAGWGPDYGNALSFTDLWITDGGSNRMGYSNPEYDKLIKAAQGELATDEKAQWEAQQEAERIMLEEDAGLAPVYQRAANILLNPNVKGLAIYNYGPDYSFQWVTIEGEE from the coding sequence TTGAAAAAGTCAAAATTTTCATTTCTATTGATTTTGACTCTAGTATTCTCGTTAATCCTGTCTGCATGTAGCGGCGGAGAAAACAATGCTGGAGAAGACACACCTGATGATGATGCAAAATCAGGCGAAGACACACCTAATGTACCACAAGAATTAAGAATGTTGGATTCTTCTGAGATCCCAACAATGGACACAGTCCTTGCTGAAGGTTCTACAAGTTTCACTTACATAAACAACGTAGGTGAAGGTCTTTACCGCCTTGACCAGAACCACAAGCCAGTTCCTGCACTTGCAGATGGCGAGCCTGAAATCAGTGATGACAACCTTGTCTACACATTCAAACTTATTGATTCAAAATGGTCTAACGGCGAGCCTGTAACAGCTCACGACTTCGTGTATGCTTGGCAGCGCGCTATCGACCCAGCTACTGGTTCACCTTACGGCCCTTACATGATGGGCGGCAAAATCAAGGGAGCTGCAGAAATCACTGAACTTGGTGCTGCTAAGAAAGAATACGACCTAAATACTCTTGGCGTTAAAGCACTTGACGACAAGACTTTGGAAGTAACTCTTGAAAAGCCAATCGCTTACTGGCAAGACCTTTTCGCTTTCCCAACATTCTATCCACAAAACCAGAAGTTTGTTGAAGAGAAAGGCGAAGCTTTCGCAAGCAATGCTGAAAACTTACTTTACAACGGTCCATTCGTAATGGAAACTTGGGAAGGTACTGACGCTACTGAGTGGGTACTTACTAAGAACCCTGACTACCACGGTGCTGATAAAGTTACACTTGAAAAGATCACTGTAAACGTCGTTAAAGATTCTAACTCTGCTGTAAACGCATTTGAAGCTGGCGAAACAGACATGACTGGATTGCTTTCTTCTGATATCGTTCCTTCATACGAAGGCGACGAGCGTATGCTTAGCTGGATGGAAGCTACTGTATTCTGGATCAAGATGAACCAGAAGAACGAAGCTCTTGCTAACGTAAACATCCGTAAAGCAATCGCAATGGGCTTCAACAAGGAAGACCTTGCTAAGAGCATCCTGAACAACGGTTCAGTTGCTGCTAACTACTTCGTACCAAAAGATTTCGTAACACTTAATGGTGAAGATTTCCGTGAAAAGCACGGCGACTTGATTGTTTTCAACGCTGAAGAAGCTAAGAAGCATTGGGAAGCTGGTCTTAAAGAACTTGGCGTAGATAAGTTAGAACTTCGCTACCTTGGTGGAGACACTGAAGCAGCTAAGAAAACTGATGCTTACATCAAGAACCAGTTAGAAACAAACCTTCCTGGCTTGACAATCAAGCTTGAGAGCGTTCCTTTCGCAGTACGTCTAGAGCGTGACAACGCTATGGATTACGATCTTCAATTCGCTGGCTGGGGTCCTGACTATGGTAACGCATTGTCGTTCACTGACCTTTGGATCACTGATGGCGGAAGCAACAGAATGGGCTACTCTAACCCAGAATATGATAAGCTGATCAAAGCTGCTCAAGGCGAGCTTGCTACTGACGAAAAAGCTCAGTGGGAAGCACAGCAGGAAGCTGAAAGAATTATGCTTGAAGAAGATGCTGGTCTAGCGCCTGTTTACCAGCGTGCAGCTAACATCCTTCTTAACCCGAATGTAAAAGGACTTGCAATCTACAACTACGGTCCTGACTACTCATTCCAATGGGTAACAATCGAAGGCGAAGAATAA
- the spxA gene encoding transcriptional regulator SpxA gives MVTLYTSPSCTSCRKAKSWLEEHEISYTERNIFSEPLSIDEIKEILRMTEDGTDEIISTRSKTFQKLDVNLETMPLQELFEVIKENPGLLRRPIIIDEKRLQVGYNEDEIRRFLPRKVRTFQLREAQRLVN, from the coding sequence ATGGTCACTTTATACACTTCACCAAGTTGTACCTCTTGCAGAAAGGCCAAGTCATGGCTGGAAGAACATGAAATCTCATATACTGAAAGAAACATATTCTCAGAGCCTTTATCTATTGATGAAATAAAGGAAATTCTCCGTATGACAGAAGACGGAACAGATGAAATCATCTCAACCCGATCTAAGACTTTCCAAAAGCTTGATGTAAACCTGGAAACAATGCCTTTACAGGAACTGTTTGAGGTTATCAAGGAAAACCCTGGCTTGCTTCGCCGTCCGATCATCATTGATGAAAAGCGCCTGCAGGTTGGATACAATGAAGATGAAATTAGACGATTCCTGCCACGTAAAGTGCGTACTTTCCAGCTTCGCGAGGCTCAGCGTTTAGTAAACTAA
- the opp3C gene encoding oligopeptide ABC transporter permease yields MADFDTKIPKDRFRPAEVDSAKSEEINKPSLTFWQDAWMRVRKNKGALVSLIVMALVIIMAFLGPLISGKEFDTQNVSHNNLPPKIQGLENISWLPFDGVKTNKAGKEIDMYEVKKVEEYYWFGTDALGRDLFTRVWKGTQISLYIALLAAVIDMIIGVAYGAISGYYGGRLDNVMQRITEILVGIPTMIVVILMILVLQPGIISITVALTITGWVGMARVVRAQTLKLKEQEFVLASKTLGNSDGKIISKHLLPNLAGVIIINTMFTIPNAVFFEAFLSFIGLGLQDPYASLGTLIDEGFKVLRLHPHEMIIPAVIISIIMITFNMLADGLRDALDPKMRD; encoded by the coding sequence ATGGCTGATTTTGACACGAAAATTCCAAAAGATCGTTTCAGGCCGGCGGAAGTCGATTCGGCTAAGAGCGAGGAAATTAATAAGCCAAGCTTAACCTTCTGGCAGGACGCCTGGATGCGCGTTCGTAAAAATAAAGGTGCGCTTGTAAGCTTAATTGTCATGGCTCTCGTAATCATAATGGCTTTTTTGGGACCATTGATTTCGGGTAAAGAATTTGACACACAAAACGTTAGTCATAATAATTTGCCGCCTAAAATCCAGGGACTCGAAAACATCAGCTGGCTTCCCTTTGATGGTGTGAAGACCAACAAGGCTGGCAAAGAAATTGATATGTATGAAGTGAAAAAGGTTGAAGAATATTACTGGTTCGGTACCGATGCTTTAGGACGTGATTTGTTTACTCGTGTCTGGAAAGGTACGCAAATATCCCTGTACATTGCGCTTTTAGCCGCGGTCATTGATATGATCATTGGTGTTGCTTATGGTGCGATATCTGGATACTATGGCGGAAGACTGGATAACGTGATGCAGAGGATTACCGAAATCCTTGTAGGTATTCCGACGATGATTGTTGTTATTTTGATGATCCTTGTTTTGCAGCCAGGTATTATTTCCATAACCGTTGCCCTTACGATAACCGGTTGGGTAGGTATGGCCCGTGTGGTACGTGCCCAGACGCTTAAGCTTAAGGAGCAGGAGTTTGTACTTGCTTCTAAAACTCTAGGAAACAGTGATGGCAAAATCATCTCTAAACACTTATTGCCAAACCTTGCTGGTGTCATTATTATCAATACGATGTTCACGATTCCGAATGCAGTATTCTTCGAAGCATTCCTTAGCTTTATCGGACTTGGTCTTCAGGATCCATATGCATCACTCGGTACATTGATTGATGAAGGTTTTAAAGTGCTAAGATTGCACCCACATGAGATGATAATTCCAGCTGTTATCATCAGTATCATCATGATTACGTTCAATATGCTGGCAGACGGATTGCGCGATGCGCTTGATCCGAAAATGCGCGATTAA
- the opp3b gene encoding oligopeptide ABC transporter permease codes for MAKYLLKRVLYMFLTLFIIASLTFFLMKIIPGTPFASANKLGPAQMEIMKAKYGLDQPVPVQYAKYIGNLLQGDLGISFQFNNTPVTELMFKRLGPSMQLGGQAMLLGTIVGILLGIFAALRQNTWIDYSSTFIAVLGKSIPNFVFAGLLQYFVGVKLGWFPVLFWRGFEYTILPTIALSALPIAIAARFMRTEMIEVLGSDYIMLAKAKGASFFEIAFKHALRNALIPLVTVLGPLAISLMTGSLVIEKIFAIPGLGEQFVKSITVNDYPVIMGTTILFAALFVVIILVVDILYGIIDPRIRLSGGNK; via the coding sequence ATGGCAAAATACCTGTTAAAAAGGGTACTTTATATGTTTTTGACTCTTTTCATCATTGCGTCCCTAACATTTTTCTTAATGAAAATCATTCCTGGTACGCCTTTTGCAAGTGCGAATAAATTGGGTCCTGCACAAATGGAAATCATGAAGGCAAAGTACGGTCTCGATCAGCCAGTACCTGTCCAGTATGCTAAATATATTGGCAACTTGCTGCAAGGAGATCTGGGAATTTCTTTTCAGTTTAATAATACCCCTGTAACAGAATTGATGTTCAAACGTTTAGGGCCTTCCATGCAGCTAGGTGGCCAGGCGATGTTGCTGGGAACAATTGTAGGAATTCTTCTTGGTATATTCGCGGCATTGAGACAGAACACCTGGATCGATTATAGCTCTACTTTTATCGCAGTTTTGGGTAAGTCTATACCAAACTTCGTATTTGCAGGATTACTGCAATACTTCGTCGGTGTTAAGTTAGGCTGGTTTCCAGTGCTTTTCTGGCGCGGGTTTGAATATACAATCCTGCCGACTATCGCTCTTTCCGCGCTTCCAATCGCAATTGCAGCCCGTTTTATGAGGACTGAAATGATCGAAGTGTTAGGGTCAGACTATATCATGCTGGCAAAAGCTAAAGGTGCGAGTTTCTTTGAGATTGCGTTTAAGCATGCTTTAAGAAATGCGCTTATTCCGTTGGTAACGGTTTTAGGACCTTTAGCTATTTCCCTTATGACTGGTTCACTAGTAATTGAAAAGATTTTTGCGATTCCTGGTCTTGGTGAACAATTCGTAAAATCAATTACAGTTAATGATTACCCTGTTATCATGGGAACAACCATTTTATTTGCTGCTTTATTTGTAGTTATCATCCTTGTTGTGGATATCCTTTATGGAATTATCGATCCACGTATCAGGCTGTCTGGAGGGAATAAGTAA